A window of Ptychodera flava strain L36383 chromosome 1, AS_Pfla_20210202, whole genome shotgun sequence contains these coding sequences:
- the LOC139145038 gene encoding melatonin receptor type 1B-B-like: protein MLMDLPNFLGWGGHVYDHKTMVCTYERTASYSYTLFFLTLSVFLPLSVVCFCYLKVYLLVRTQRHRIASLQVQFGADEYHVKRKDIQLLKTFFAIFIVFFICWGPYAVIVLVDFEDVLPQWLHIIIITMAHGNSSLNSVLYGVMNKQFREGYYKVLSLIGFCPRSRVNNAVTTSSLRDASDGTAVLVGTTSEFTGQKGRCKSKKQQFQPREPHAAADLVQ from the coding sequence ATGCTCATGGATTTGCCAAACTTCCTCGGCTGGGGCGGTCATGTCTACGACCACAAGACCATGGTGTGCACCTACGAGCGCACAGCTAGCTACAGCTATACTCTTTTCTTCCTGACACTCTCCGTCTTCTTACCCCTGTCTGTCGTCTGCTTCTGCTACCTGAAGGTGTACCTGCTCGTGCGCACACAGCGGCACCGGATCGCCTCGCTCCAGGTCCAGTTCGGGGCCGACGAGTACCACGTGAAGCGGAAGGACATCCAACTACTGAAAACCTTCTTCGCCATTTTCATCGTGTTCTTCATCTGCTGGGGACCTTACGCCGTGATCGTCCTCGTCGACTTCGAGGACGTGCTCCCGCAGTGGTTgcacatcattatcatcaccatgGCCCACGGCAACAGCAGTCTGAACAGCGTCCTCTACGGCGTGATGAACAAACAGTTCAGAGAAGGCTACTACAAGGTTCTGTCTTTGATCGGCTTCTGCCCTCGCTCTCGCGTCAACAACGCAGTGACGACATCGAGCCTAAGAGATGCGAGTGACGGCACCGCTGTACTCGTGGGCACAACATCCGAATTCACTGGTCAGAAAGGACGTTGTAAGTCTAAGAAGCAACAGTTTCAACCGAGAGAGCCCCACGCGGCAGCTGATCTTGTACAATAA
- the LOC139145046 gene encoding tripartite motif-containing protein 2-like, producing MATADETKFLEEIGADFLCCTICLEQFKSPKILPCLHTFCESCLVTLVEKEGTLNCPECRQQHEVPDGGVPAMKGNFFMKNLIEIFKQRLASVKGAEIKCEGCQENTASHRCMECKQYLCNSCIKVHKNLLLTRTHKVMTIEEYETAKSASPVAIEVVEYCSIHVENKIEFFCETCKVPVCTNCTIVKHRIPEHVHIDLKDAADEYLTELKAMVDKLKVKEREAEKSKTQAKQRHSKLTEQCSTEERKVRMKAEEIIKKIKSEEQRLIEELKSIYKIKLKNATADIDEMELKHGNIKSACSCIETLMRHGNAVQLFSAKNDVCYCIEQLMTIETDLKTHNDEAVFRASDELDEQGILGIFRSDVCVSKCTVENIPEQLWKGDSADLLITTRDSTGKHVIPFLDQPMKVKVIKPDASWEDVNVSDSRDGSHRLRVCGQMDGKYHIFVIIDDQPIPGCPVIIPVIKGFVHPFSSKGNAEGQYNRPSDVAINKDGDIVIVDTNNGRLQITTREGRLKKIIDFKQLRFFRPVNIAISSDNMYYILDGSRYGSQVVVSDENGCVIQCFAKLKNPKGIGISPVDGNVYVTTCEDLHIKVYTKRGDYCRSFGPRGNGPGEFDDPHGIVVGSTGMVFVADYNNKRIQVFSSNDQYLYSFDCKEEWNDLVSPMGLSIVNDKYVYVGGYRRGSPREGCLLKFQTCGKFVSCDYDVWFHLHRPNGIALTDDVPRRVILADELKNHIRVYID from the coding sequence ATGGCGACTGCTGATGAAACGAAATTTCTGGAAGAAATCGGTGCAGATTTCCTATGCTGCACCATCTGTCTGGAACAGTTCAAGTCTCCTAAAATCCtaccatgtctgcatacattctgCGAGTCGTGCTTAGTCACGTTGGTTGAAAAGGAGGGAACGCTAAACTGTCCCGAATGTAGACAGCAACACGAGGTTCCTGATGGAGGAGTGCCAGCGATGAAAGGCAACTTCTTTATGAAGAACCTGATCGAGATATTCAAGCAACGACTGGCGTCTGTAAAGGGAGCCGAGATCAAGTGTGAAGGCTGTCAAGAAAATACAGCTTCTCACAGATGCATGGAGTGCAAACAGTATCTTTGTAACAGCTGTATTAAGGTACATAAAAATCTGTTACTGACGCGGACACATAAGGTTATGACCATTGAAGAATATGAAACAGCAAAGTCAGCAAGTCCAGTAGCGATAGAAGTGGTGGAATATTGCAGTATTCACGTTGAGAACAAAATCGAATTCTTTTGTGAGACCTGTAAGGTACCTGTCTGTACGAACTGCACCATAGTCAAACACCGCataccagaacatgtacacatagacttgaaagatgcagcagatgagTATCTTACTGAATTAAAagccatggttgacaaactgaaagtgaaagaacggGAAGCTGAAAAGAGCAAAACCCAAGCAAAGCAGAGACACAGCAAGCTGACAGAGCAGTGCAGCACAGAAGAaaggaaggtgagaatgaaagcagaagaaattatcaagaaaataaagagcGAAGAACAGAGACTGATAGAGGAGCTGAAAAGCATTTACAAAATTAAACTGAAAAATGCAACAGCTGACATTGACGAGATGGAATTAAAGCATGGTAACATTAAGAGTGCTTGCAGTTGTATAGAAACACTGATGCGTCATGGGAATGCTGTTCAACTTTTCTCAGCTAAGAATGATGTATGTTATTGTATTGAGCAGCTAATGACCATAGAAACTGACCTAAAGACACATAACGATGAAGCAGTATTCAGGGCAAGTGATGAACTCGATGAACAGGGAATTCTTGGAATATTCCGATCTGATGTTTGTGTTTCAAAGTGCACAGTAGAAAACATTCCAGAGCAACTCTGGAAAGGTGACTCTGCAGACCTACTGatcacaaccagagattccacagGGAAGCATGTCATTCCGTTTCTAGATCAACCAATGAAAGTCAAAGTGATAAAACcagatgcatcatgggaagacgTCAATGTGTCAGATAGCAGAGACGGTAGCCACAGATTAAGAGTATGTGGACAAATGGATGGTAAATATCACATTTTCGTCATAATAGATGATCAACCAATACCAGGCTGTCCTGTCATCatacctgtcatcaaaggattTGTGCACCCATTTAGCAGTAAAGGAAATGCTGAGGGACAGTACAATCGTCCGTCTGATGTAGCCATAAACAAAGATGGAGACATAGTCATTGTAGATACTAACAATGGCAGATTACAAATAACAACCAGAGAGGGCAGACTTAAGAAAATCATTGATTTCAAACAATTAAGATTTTTCCGCCCTGTGAACATAGCAATATCCAGTGATAACATGTACTATATTCTAGATGGCTCCAGATATGGGAGTcaagtagttgtcagtgatgaAAATGGATGTGTCATCCAATGCTTTGCAAAACTGAAAAACCCAAAAGGCATTGGAATTAGCCCTGTAGATGGCAATGTCTATGTGACAACCTGTGAGGATTTACATATTAAGGTCTACACTAAACGTGGCGATTACTGCAGGTCATTTGGGCCAAGAGGTAATGGTCCGGGGGAATTTGATGACCCACATGGCATTGTAGTAGGAAGTACTGGAATGGTGTTTGTAGCTGACTACAACAACAAGCGTATCCAGGTATTCAGTTCAAATGATCAGTACTTGTATTCCTTTGATTGCAAGGAAGAGTGGAATGACCTGGTATCCCCGATGGGATTATCAATtgtaaatgataaatatgtctatGTTGGTGGTTATAGAAGGGGGAGTCCCCGGGAGGGCTGTCTGCTAAAGTTCCAGACCTGTGGTAAGTTTGTTTCCTGTGATTACGATGTTTGGTTTCATCTACATCGGCCAAATGGTATTGCACTTACAGATGATGTACCCCGTAGGGTGATTTTGGCTGATGAATTGAAAAACCACATCAGAGTGTATATAGACTGA
- the LOC139145054 gene encoding tripartite motif-containing protein 2-like translates to MATADETKFLEEIGEDFLCCTICLEEFKSPKILPCLHTFCESCLVTLVEKAGALNCPECRQQHQLPDGGVPAIKGNFFMKNMVEIFKQRLDSVQGRELKCEGCQENTASHRCMECKQYLCNSCIKVHKNLLLTRTHKPMTIEEYETAKSTSPVSIEAVEYCTIHTENKVEFFCETCQVPVCTNCTIVKHRIPEHVHRDLKDAADEYLTELKAMVDKLKVKEREAEKNKTLAKQIHSDLAGKCSTEKGKVRMKAEEIIEKIKREEQRLLNELKSNYKIKLKNAAADIDEMELKHGNIKSACSFIETLMHHGNAVQLLSTKSDACNRIKQLITMETEPKTQHDEVVFTATDDINEHGILGILQSDVCISKCTVENIPKQLSKGDSAGLLITTRDSTGKQVIPKQPVTVKIQKPDASWEDTNVSDNRDGTHRVRVCGQMDGKYQINITIDSQAIPGCPVIIPVIKGLVNTIGSRGGAKGQFNFPHSVAINKDGDIVTADRGNNRLQITCTKGRFKKMLKFTQFKEPFMPCDIAISSDNTYYSLDSGNKQVIVSDENGSVIRSFGENELKDPQCIAISPVDGKVYVTDGSDDCVRVYTKRGKYLRSFGSKGEGQGEFKGPKGIVVGSTGMVFVADYYNKRIQVFNSRDQYLYSFNCMGEHGQLRYPERISIKDDKYVYVVGQKTFMFDVFSEKHIPNSSILRFDIMTNFVCCIDSYEDGLKNAKGIALTGDMPQKVIVADCGDHCIKMFIE, encoded by the coding sequence ATGGCGACTGCTGATGAAACgaaatttcttgaagaaatTGGAGAAGACTTCCTTTGCTGTACCATCTGTCTGGAAGAGTTCAAGTCTCCTAAAATCCtaccatgtctgcatacattctgCGAGTCGTGCTTAGTCACTTTGGTTGAGAAGGCAGGAGCGCTAAACTGTCCCGAATGTAGACAGCAACACCAGCTCCCTGATGGAGGAGTGCCAGCTATCAAAGGTAACTTCTTTATGAAgaacatggttgaaatattcaaacAACGACTGGACTCTGTGCAGGGAAGGGAGTTAAAATGTGAAGGTTGTCAAGAGAATACAGCTTCTCACAGATGCATGGAGTGCAAACAGTATCTTTGTAACAGCTGTATCAAGGTACATAAAAATCTGTTACTGACACGGACACATAAGCCTATGACCATTGAGGAATATGAAACAGCAAAGTCTACAAGTCCTGTATCGATTGAAGCCGTGGAGTACTGCACTATTCACACCGAGAACAAAGTCGAATTCTTCTGCGAAACATGTCAGGTACCTGTCTGTACAAACTGCACCATAGTCAAACACCGCataccagaacatgtacacagagacttgaaagatgcagcagatgagtatcttacagaattgaaagccatggttgacaaactgaaagtgaaagaacgggaagctgaaaagaacaaaactCTGGCCAAACAGATACACAGTGATCTGGCAGGAAAATGCAGCACAGAAAAAGggaaggtgagaatgaaagcagaagaaatcatcgagaaaataaagagagaagaACAGAGACTGTTAAATGAGCTGAAAagcaattacaaaataaaactgaaaaatgCAGCAGCTGATATCGATGAAATGGAGTTAAAACATGGTAACATTAAGAGTGCATGCAGTTTCATAGAAACACtaatgcatcatgggaatgctgTTCAGCTTCTCTCAACGAAGAGTGATGCATGTAATCGTATAAAGCAACtaattaccatggaaacagaaCCAAAGACACAACATGATGAAGTAGTATTCACAGCCACTGACGACATTAATGAACATGGAATTCTGGGAATTCTTCAGTCTGATGTTTGTATTTCAAAGTGTACAGTagaaaacattccaaaacaGCTCTCCAAAGGTGACTCTGCAGGCCTACTGATCACAACCAGAGACTCAACGGGAAAACAGGTCATACCAAAACAACCTGTGACAGTCAAGATACAAaaacctgatgcatcatgggaagacaCCAATGTGTCAGATAACAGAGATGGTACCCACAGAGTTAGAGTGTGTGGACAAATGGATGGtaaatatcaaattaacatCACAATAGATAGCCAAGCAATACCAGGCTGTCCTGTCATCatacctgtcatcaaaggattggTGAATACTATCGGCAGTAGAGGAGGAGCTAAGGGACAGTTCAACTTTCCCCATAGTGTCGCCATTAACAAAGATGGAGATATAGTCACTGCAGACAGGGGTAATAACAGATTACAAATAACATGTACCAAAGGCAGGTTcaagaaaatgttaaaattcacACAATTTAAGGAGCCTTTCATGCCATGTGACATAGCAATATCAAGTGATAATACATACTATAGTTTAGATAGTGGCAATAAGCAAGTAATAGTCAGTGATGAGAATGGATCTGTCATCAGAAGCTTTGGAGAAAATGAGTTGAAAGATCCACAGTGTATTGCAATTAGCCCTGTTGATGGCAAAGTCTATGTGACAGATGGCAGTGATGATTGTGTCAGGGTTTACACAAAGCGTGGCAAATACCTGAGGTCATTTGGGTCAAAAGGTGAAGGTCAAGGGGAATTCAAAGGTCCCAAAGGCATAGTAGTTGGAAGTACTGGAATGGTATTTGTAGCAGATTACTATAACAAGCGTATTCAGGTGTTCAATTCACgtgaccagtatttgtattcctttAATTGCATGGGTGAGCATGGTCAGCTTAGATACCCTGAGAGAATATCGATAAAAGATGATAAGTATGTCTATGTTGTTGGTCAAAAGACATTCATGTTTGATGTCTTTTCCGAAAAGCATATTCCCAACTCTAGCATACTTAGGTTTGACATCATGACTAATTTTGTTTGCTGCATTGACAGTTATGAGGATGGATTGAAAAACGCAAAAGGTATAGCACTGACAGGTGATATGCCCCAAAAAGTGATTGTTGCTGATTGTGGCGACCACTGCATCAAAATGTTTATAGAATAA